From Bradyrhizobium sp. 4:
GCCGGCGCCGGTCAGGATCAGCGCCTTGATCGAGCGGTCGGCGTTGATCTCCTGGCAGATCTCCGCCATGCGCTCGTACATGGCGAAGGTCAGTGCGTTGCGCGCCTGCTGGCGGTTGAAGGTGATCCGCGCGATGCCGTCCGTGACGGAGTAGAGCAGGTCTTCGTTGGCGGTCGTCGGTGCGTTCATCGCGCGCTCTCTTTTCTCTAGGTTAGTTCAGGCAACCTGGGCCTTCAGGCCACCTGAGCTTTGGTCATCGGCACCGCGTCGCGTCCCTTCAGGACGTCCATGGCCGCCAACACGCCGCCGCTCCGGTGCGGGATCTTTGCAAGATCGAGGCCCATCTCGACGCCGGCGAGCGTCCCCATCAGCATCAGGTCGTTGAAATGGCCGATATGGCCGATGCGGAACACCTTGCCCTTGACCTTGTTCAGGCCAGTGCCGAGCGACATGTCGAAGTTTTCCAGCACCACCTTGCGGAAGGCATCGGCGTCATGGCCATCAGGCACGCGCACGCCTGTCAGCGCCGGCGAATGCGCGGCAGGATCGGCGCACTGCGTCTCCAGGCCCCAGACCTTGATCGCGGCGCGCGTCGCCGCGCTATGGCGCTTGTGGCGGGTCCAGACGTTCTCGAGCCCCTCCTCTTCCAGCATCTTGATCGCCTCGCGCAGGCCGTAGAGCAAATTGGTGGCGGGCGTATAGGGGAAGGTGCCGAGCTTGTTGAAGGAGATGACCTCCTGCCAGTCCCAATAGGAGCGCATGCCGGGGTTGGCCTTGGCCACCGCGAGCGCTTTCTCCGAGACGGCGTTGAAGCCGAGGCCCGGTGGCAGCATCAGGCCCTTCTGCGAGCCGGCGACCGAGACGTCGATGCCCCAGGCATCGTGCTCGTACTCGATCGAGCCGAGGCCGGAGATGGTGTCGACCATCAGCAGCGCGGGATGCTTGACCCGGTCGAGCAGCTTGCGCACCTCCAGCGGCGGCGTCACGCAGCCGGTCGAGGTCTCGTTGTGGACGACGCAGACCGCTTTGATGGTGTGCTGCTTGTCGGCGGTAAGGCGCTTCTCGATCTCGGCGAGGTCGGCACCATGGCGCCAGTCACTCGGGATGAAATCGACGTCGAGCTTGAACTTGTCGGCGATGCCGCGCCACAGCACGGCGAACTGGCCGGTCTCGCACATCAGGACCTTGTCACCGGGCGCGAGCACGTTGACCATCGCGGCTTCCCAGGCGCCGGTGCCGGACGAGGGGAAGATGATCACGGGCTGCTTGGTGCGGAACACCCGCTGCATGCCGGCGAGGACGGCGAAACCGAGCTCGGCGAACTCCGGACCGCGATGATCCAGCGTCGGCATGTCCATCGCCCGCAGCACCCGGTCGGGCACGTTGGTCGGTCCTGGAATCTGGAGAAAATGCCTTCCAGTATGCACGGTCATCGGCGTCCTTCCCGGTCTTTGAATCTGTCTTTTGCGTCTGTCTTGGCCTTGAGCCCAGCTTGACTTCCAGCCTTTTGGTCTCAAGGGGCTGCGCGAGCCGCTCGAGTATCACTATTCGCCGGGCTTGTCCCTCGCCGGGCGGGGTCCGTCAATGCACAAGAAGCAGGGCTCGCCTTGCCAAGGGCCGTGACCGGAGGCAAGACGGGGGCGGCGAACAGGCAAGAGCGGACCATGGCGGCGGAAGTGCCCGGGAAATCACAGGAATCGGCCAAAAAGGACGGCCTCGCGGCACGTCTGGCCCGGGACGTGACCGGCGACGTCCTGTTCGACGCTTTCAGCCGCGGCCGCTACGCCACCGACGCTTCCTTCTACCAGATCATGCCCCATGGCGTGGTGGTGCCGCGCACCATGGACGAGGCCTTGCGGGCGCTGGCGATCGCGCGCGACGAGGGACTGAAGGTGACCCCGCGCGGCGGCGGCACCTCGCAATGCGGCCAGACCGTCAATGACGGTCTCGTGGTCGATCTCTCGAAGCACCTGAACCGGATCCTGTCGCTCGACGTCGAAGGACGCACCTGCGTGGTCGAGCCGGGCATCGTGCTCGACGACCTCAACCGCCAGCTGAAGAAACACGGCCTCTGGTTTCCGGTCGACGTCTCTACGGCCTCGCGCGCCACAATCGGCGGCATGGCCGGCAACAATTCCTGCGGCGGCCGTAGCCTGCGCTACGGCACCATGCGCGACAACACACTGTCGATGGAGGCCGCGCTTGCCGACGGCACGCTGAGCCGCTTCGGCGAGGTCTCGCGCGATCTCTCCGATCTCGATGCGAACGACAGCGCCCGCGCCCTGTTCCGCGACATGCTCGATCTCGGCGCCCGCGAGGCCGGGGAGATCGCCGCACGCTTTCCAAAAGTGCAGCGCCGTGTCGGCGGCTACAATCTCGATGCGCTGGTGCCGCGCAATGCCCGCAACAACATGGCGCACCTTCTCGTCGGCTCCGAGGGGACCCTCGCCTTCACCACCAAGGTCGAGCTGAAGCTGTGGCCCGTGATCCGCAACAAGGCGCTCGGCATCTGCCATTTCGGCAGTTTTTACGAGGCGATGGACGCGGCCCAGCATCTGGTCAAGCTCAAGCCGATCGCGGTCGAGCTGGTCGACCGCACCATGCTCGCACTCGGCCGCGACATCGCGATGTTCCGACCCATCATCTCCACTGCGATCAAGGGTGATCCGGATGCGGTACTCGTGGTCGAGTTCGCCGAGGAGGATCAGGCGGACAACCTCGTGCGCTTGAAGCAGCTCGGCGAGCTGATGGGCGATCTCGGCTTCGGCTGGAACAACGACAAGCGCAAATGGGGGGGCGTGGTGGAAATCACCGAGCCCGCGCTGCAGAGCGGGATCGCCGATTTCCGCGCCGCCGGCCTCAACGTCATGATGTCGATGAAGCAGGAGGGCAAGCCGGTCTCCTTCGTCGAGGACTGCGCCGTGCCGTTGCCGCATCTCGCCGACTACACCGCACGGCTGAGCGAGGTGTTCGCCAAGCACGGCACCAGCGGCACGATGTATGCTCACGCCTCCGAAGGCTGCCTGCATGTGCGGCCCGTGCTGAATTTGAAGCTGGACAAGGACGTCAAGGCGATGCGGGCCATCGCCGAGGAAGCCTTCGAACTGGTGCGCGAGTACAAGGGCTCGCATTCCGGCGAGCACGGCGATGGCCTGGTGCGCTCCGAATTCCACGAAACGATGTTCGGCGAGCGCCTGGTCGCCGACTTCAGGGAAGTGAAGCAGCGCTTTGATCCCGAGGGCGTGCTCAACCCCGGCAAGATCGTCGACGCACCGAAGATGGACGATCGTTCGCTATTCCGCTTCAAGCCTGAGTATCGCGTCGCTGAACTCAAGACAAAGCTCGACTGGTCGGCCTATCCCGGGGCCGGCGGCGGTTTTCAGGGCGCGGTCGAGATGTGCAACAAC
This genomic window contains:
- a CDS encoding aminotransferase class V-fold PLP-dependent enzyme; this translates as MTVHTGRHFLQIPGPTNVPDRVLRAMDMPTLDHRGPEFAELGFAVLAGMQRVFRTKQPVIIFPSSGTGAWEAAMVNVLAPGDKVLMCETGQFAVLWRGIADKFKLDVDFIPSDWRHGADLAEIEKRLTADKQHTIKAVCVVHNETSTGCVTPPLEVRKLLDRVKHPALLMVDTISGLGSIEYEHDAWGIDVSVAGSQKGLMLPPGLGFNAVSEKALAVAKANPGMRSYWDWQEVISFNKLGTFPYTPATNLLYGLREAIKMLEEEGLENVWTRHKRHSAATRAAIKVWGLETQCADPAAHSPALTGVRVPDGHDADAFRKVVLENFDMSLGTGLNKVKGKVFRIGHIGHFNDLMLMGTLAGVEMGLDLAKIPHRSGGVLAAMDVLKGRDAVPMTKAQVA
- a CDS encoding FAD-binding and (Fe-S)-binding domain-containing protein; the encoded protein is MAAEVPGKSQESAKKDGLAARLARDVTGDVLFDAFSRGRYATDASFYQIMPHGVVVPRTMDEALRALAIARDEGLKVTPRGGGTSQCGQTVNDGLVVDLSKHLNRILSLDVEGRTCVVEPGIVLDDLNRQLKKHGLWFPVDVSTASRATIGGMAGNNSCGGRSLRYGTMRDNTLSMEAALADGTLSRFGEVSRDLSDLDANDSARALFRDMLDLGAREAGEIAARFPKVQRRVGGYNLDALVPRNARNNMAHLLVGSEGTLAFTTKVELKLWPVIRNKALGICHFGSFYEAMDAAQHLVKLKPIAVELVDRTMLALGRDIAMFRPIISTAIKGDPDAVLVVEFAEEDQADNLVRLKQLGELMGDLGFGWNNDKRKWGGVVEITEPALQSGIADFRAAGLNVMMSMKQEGKPVSFVEDCAVPLPHLADYTARLSEVFAKHGTSGTMYAHASEGCLHVRPVLNLKLDKDVKAMRAIAEEAFELVREYKGSHSGEHGDGLVRSEFHETMFGERLVADFREVKQRFDPEGVLNPGKIVDAPKMDDRSLFRFKPEYRVAELKTKLDWSAYPGAGGGFQGAVEMCNNNGACRKLEGGVMCPSYRATRNEKDVTRGRANTLRLAISGQLGAGALSSDEMMETLKLCVSCKACRHECPVGVDMAKMKIEVLAARAASHGLTLRDRLVGYLPRYAGLASRFAPLANLRNRSPLLRKLFERFAGISARRALPAFRSDVFVPPAEVVGPETGREVVLFADTFNRIYERENLDAALRVLEAGGYRVHLPKPASGSRPLCCGRTFLSAGLVDEARSELDRLVAAFAPFATRGVPIVGLEPSCLLTLRDELASLRKDDEAKAVGAHALTFEEFLVREAEAGRLQLPLGSVADKAVVHGHCHQKSFGAFKPVEQVLRLIPRLEVETIESSCCGMAGAFGYGADTYDASIEMAELSLLPAVRRADQNTLIVADGTSCRHQIHDGAERQALHVARVLAMSLDRAETQSTTPPVEKETSHG